One segment of Streptomyces sp. YIM 121038 DNA contains the following:
- a CDS encoding ABC transporter permease subunit, with translation MASATASTPVRDTGLGALLRHRTVHKLLLLALAAAITVPIVNAKWASGAWPDALTVDLSEPLGKASDWIIDNRDSHPLFVYFLGHVSNAVVLSVRGVYLVLLAAGWAGVTAAAGVIAWRVAGVRLAAVAAAAFGVCGLLGMWVPTMQTLALMTVAVLASVLLGTALGLAAGLNDRVFRMMRPVLDTMQVLPAFAYLLPVVLVFGIGVPAAVFATVVYAAPPMARLTALGLRGADGGVMEAVASLGATGRQRLLSARLPLARKELLLGLNQTIMMALSMAVIASVIGAGGLGDRVYQALASVDVGQALAAGIPIVLLAVVLDRVTGAAGERLGAQTEDTSPLRGWRGWSLAAAVTLACALAARFADRLEWPTSWVVQIAEPVNTAKDWMVDHLYTGVPVVGGTADWAAHFTTYVLDPVRDGLQGLPWWSLLLIVAALAWVIGTWQTALTAVLAMAAIGVLDVWNASLDTLSQVLAGVAVTLVLGFAIGVAASRSRRLERLLRPVLDVFQTMPQFVYLIPVVALFGVGRAPAVFAAVVYALPAVVRITTQGLRQVSPAAMESAKSLGATNWQVLRQVQLPLARPALLLALNQGVVLVLAVVVIGGLVGGGALGYDVLAGLARGDLATGLVGGIAIVCLGLMLDRVTQPTERRAKKGA, from the coding sequence TACCGGGCTCGGCGCCCTGCTCCGGCACCGCACCGTGCACAAGCTCCTGCTGCTCGCCCTCGCGGCGGCGATCACCGTGCCGATCGTCAACGCCAAGTGGGCCTCCGGCGCCTGGCCGGACGCGCTCACCGTCGACCTCTCCGAGCCGCTCGGCAAGGCCAGCGACTGGATCATCGACAACCGCGACAGCCACCCGCTGTTCGTCTACTTCCTCGGCCACGTCTCCAACGCCGTCGTGCTGTCCGTGCGCGGCGTCTACCTGGTGCTGCTCGCCGCGGGCTGGGCGGGCGTGACCGCCGCCGCGGGCGTCATCGCCTGGCGCGTGGCGGGCGTGCGGCTCGCCGCGGTGGCCGCCGCCGCGTTCGGCGTGTGCGGCCTGCTCGGCATGTGGGTGCCGACGATGCAGACGCTCGCCCTGATGACCGTCGCGGTCCTCGCGTCCGTGCTCCTCGGCACGGCGCTCGGCCTCGCCGCCGGGCTGAACGACCGGGTCTTCCGCATGATGCGCCCGGTCCTCGACACCATGCAGGTGCTCCCGGCCTTCGCCTACCTCCTGCCGGTCGTCCTGGTCTTCGGCATCGGCGTGCCCGCCGCCGTCTTCGCGACGGTCGTGTACGCGGCCCCGCCGATGGCCCGCCTCACGGCACTCGGCCTGCGCGGCGCCGACGGCGGCGTGATGGAGGCCGTCGCGTCGCTCGGCGCGACCGGCCGCCAGCGCCTGCTCTCCGCGCGCCTGCCGCTGGCCCGCAAGGAGCTCCTGCTCGGCCTCAACCAGACGATCATGATGGCGCTCTCCATGGCCGTCATCGCGTCCGTGATCGGCGCGGGCGGCCTCGGCGACCGCGTCTACCAGGCGCTCGCCTCCGTCGACGTCGGCCAGGCGCTCGCCGCGGGCATCCCCATCGTGCTGCTCGCCGTCGTCCTGGACCGCGTCACCGGTGCCGCGGGCGAACGCCTCGGCGCCCAGACCGAGGACACCTCGCCGCTGCGCGGCTGGCGCGGCTGGTCCCTGGCCGCCGCCGTGACCCTCGCCTGCGCGCTCGCCGCCCGGTTCGCCGACCGCCTGGAGTGGCCGACGAGCTGGGTCGTGCAGATCGCCGAGCCGGTCAACACCGCCAAGGACTGGATGGTCGACCACCTCTACACGGGCGTGCCCGTGGTGGGCGGCACCGCCGACTGGGCCGCGCACTTCACCACGTACGTGCTCGACCCCGTGCGCGACGGACTCCAGGGCCTGCCCTGGTGGTCGCTGCTGCTCATCGTCGCCGCCCTCGCCTGGGTGATCGGCACCTGGCAGACCGCGCTCACGGCCGTCCTCGCGATGGCGGCGATCGGCGTGCTCGACGTGTGGAACGCCTCCCTCGACACGCTCTCGCAGGTCCTCGCGGGCGTCGCCGTGACCCTGGTCCTCGGCTTCGCGATCGGCGTGGCGGCCTCCCGCAGCCGGCGCCTGGAACGCCTGCTGCGGCCCGTCCTCGACGTCTTCCAGACGATGCCGCAGTTCGTGTACCTGATCCCGGTCGTCGCGCTCTTCGGCGTCGGCCGCGCCCCGGCGGTCTTCGCCGCCGTCGTGTACGCGCTGCCCGCCGTCGTGCGCATCACCACGCAGGGCCTGCGGCAGGTCAGCCCCGCCGCGATGGAGTCCGCGAAGTCCCTCGGCGCCACCAACTGGCAGGTCCTGCGCCAGGTCCAGCTGCCGCTTGCCCGCCCGGCGCTGCTGCTCGCCCTCAACCAGGGCGTCGTGCTCGTCCTCGCCGTCGTCGTCATCGGCGGCCTGGTCGGCGGCGGGGCGCTCGGCTACGACGTCCTCGCCGGTCTGGCCCGCGGCGACCTGGCGACCGGTCTGGTCGGCGGCATCGCCATCGTCTGCCTCGGCCTGATGCTCGACCGGGTGACGCAGCCGACGGAACGCCGCGCGAAGAAGGGAGCCTGA